In Armatimonadota bacterium, the sequence TCCACCGCCTGCTCGAGCGCGCTGATGTCCTCGTCGAGAACTTCCGCCCGGGCGTGATGGAACGCTTCGGGTTGGCCTACGCGCAGCTGCGCGAACGCTACCCGCGCCTGGTGTACTGTTCGATCTCCGGCTTCGGCCAGGACGGTCCCTACCGCGAGCGGCCGGCCTACGACCTGATCCTGCAGGGCATGGGCGGGTTGATGGGGATCACCGGCGAGGAGGATGGGCCGCCGGTGAAAGTGGGCGTGGCGGTCGCCGACATCTGCGCGGGCATGTTCGCCGCCTACGGCATCCTCGCCGCTTTGCGCGTGCGCGAGCGTACCGGCCGCGGCCAGTGGCTGGACGTCGCCATGCTGGACGGCCAGATCGCGTGGCTCACCTACGCGGCCGCCAACTACTTCGCGACCGGCCAGGACCCCAAGCGCCTGGGATCCGCGCATCCCAACCTGGCACCCTACCAGGCGTTCCGCACGGCCGACGGCTACCTGAACGTGGCGGTCGGCAGCGAGGCGATCTGGCGGCGGTTCTGCGAGGTCGTCGCTCCCGAACTCGCCGATGACGAGCGCTTTCGCACCAACCCGGATCGCGTGCGCAACCGCGACGTCCTCATCCCCGTGCTCGAAGCGCACTTCATGCGTCGGACGACCGCGCAGTGGGCACGGACGCTGGACGACGCCGGCGTACCGAACGGCCCGATCTACACGATCCGCGAGGTGTTTGCCGACCCGCAGACGCTGCACCGCCAGATGAAGGTGACCATCTCTCATCCCACGGCGGGAGAGATCAGCGTGACCGGTGTCCCGCTGAAGTTTTCCGACACCCCCGGCGACGTCCGCGCGGCTCCCCCGACCCTGGGTCAGCACACCGCCGCGGTCCTGGAAGAGCTCGGCTACTCCGCGCAGGACATCGCGCGCCTGCGAGGCGAAGGCGCCGTCTGAGACGGCTGCCCTCACTTCGCTGCTGGAGCCGCTCCCACACCAGATCACCGCGGTGTACGAGGCCATGCTCCCACGTCAGCCCCTGAGGTTCCTCCTGGCGGA encodes:
- a CDS encoding CoA transferase, encoding MRPLDDLFVVDLTRALAGPYCTMMLADLGARVVKIETPDGGDDTRGWGPPFLEGESAYFMSVNRNKESVTLNLKHPRAIEVLHRLLERADVLVENFRPGVMERFGLAYAQLRERYPRLVYCSISGFGQDGPYRERPAYDLILQGMGGLMGITGEEDGPPVKVGVAVADICAGMFAAYGILAALRVRERTGRGQWLDVAMLDGQIAWLTYAAANYFATGQDPKRLGSAHPNLAPYQAFRTADGYLNVAVGSEAIWRRFCEVVAPELADDERFRTNPDRVRNRDVLIPVLEAHFMRRTTAQWARTLDDAGVPNGPIYTIREVFADPQTLHRQMKVTISHPTAGEISVTGVPLKFSDTPGDVRAAPPTLGQHTAAVLEELGYSAQDIARLRGEGAV